The genomic stretch agtaCAGCAGGTATAaacaattactgagtgcagagtcaggatgtAAGCACCTAAGCGTTCCCTGTGTGATCCAATTAAAAAGaacgtgttttgttttgtttttttgctttttgggtcacacccagcagtgctcaggggttactccctgcgctctccagctcagaaattgctcctggcaggctcgggggacccacatgggatgctgggattcgaacccaccgtccttcagcatacaaggcaaacgcacctaccctccgtgctatctctttggccccaaaaaggaacttattttgttgtttaaGGTTCACTGATTTCCAATAGTTAGTGGTGACTTTCCCGAGTACATAATTCCAACTCCACCCCCCTTGCTAGTGTAGCTCACCTCCCTCCCCCAGAATCCAACTCACATTTCCTTCCCAATCCCCCACACCACCTAACTCAGTTTTGTGgaatcagttttttgtttgttttggcggGGGGACACAACCTGGCGgcatcagggttactcctggctctgtgctcaggaatcactcctggcagggggactATATGCctgtgccagggactaaacctgggtttgctgtgtgcaaggcaaggtccTTACCCACTATCCTCTCCTAACCCTTTgtatgtatctttttgtttttgtgttggggccacacccaccgctctcagggtttgctcctggtgtGTGCCTCAGGGAATGAACTTCTAGGGGTGCAGGAGATGGCTCCATGGCTCCTGTAACTGCTTTGCAAGTGTCAGGCTGGGACTTCTTCCCTGGTGCTTCCCCTGGGTGGAGGGTGTGATCCAGGCAGCCCTGCCTTCGGAGACCCCGACGCCTCCAGCAATTTCTGTGAGCATTACAACACGACAGCCAAAGAAGAGGTACAAGCAATGGATCAGGAGTTCACTGTCCAGTAAACAAGTTTGTGAGTGTTGCAACAGCCTCCAGAGAACACCACCAGCAAAAAATGTCCCCTTCTTCAGCATACATGTATAGCTAACGACTTACATGACCCCCCAAGCATGTGTGTGCACCCCTTCCCCCAACTGCCAGAACTGCAATAGCAGCAAGGAGAAAAGTAAGAAGAATTACAGTTCACATCTGCTGTGTCTCCCATGCGCAGTTACAGCATAAACACACACTTCAGCACACCATCCTAGGGTCTTAGGAATAGCTTTGGTTTTTTCCAATTGTAACCATATTTATCAGCTAAagttttttgtaaaaatattatagagtgggcctggagagatagcacagcggcgtttgcctttgcaagcagccgatccaggaccaaggtggttggttcaaatcctggtgtcccatagggtcccccgtgcctgccaggagctatttctgagcagacagccaggagtaacccctgagcaccgccgggtgtggcccaaaaacagaaacaaaaaaacaaaaaaaaattatagagagTGAGTGACtagaaaatagtacagtaggttagaacacttgctttgcagtcAGCAGACCTTGGCATTGATAttcccttgagcacagtcagaagtgatccctgagcactgtcaggtatggccccaaaccaaaaaaacaaaaacaaagcatagTGTGAGGATGAAGAActaaaatactgtattttaaaccagggccagaaagatagcacagcggtagggtgtttgccttgcatgcagaaggaccgtggttcaaatcccggtatcccatatggtctcccgagcctgccaggaacgatttctgagcattgagccaggagtaacccctgagcgctgcctggtgtgaaccaaaaaaaaaaatcacaaaaaaaggaatgaaagaagaaagagagagagagaaagggaaggagggagaaagaaaagaaagaaaggaaggaaggaagggaaggaaggaaggaaggaaaggaaggaaggagaaggaaggaagaaggaaggaaggaaggaaggaaggaagaaggaaggaaggaaggaaggaaggaggaaggatggaaggaaggcaggaaggaaggaaggaaagaaagaaagaaagaaagaaagaaagaaaagaaagaaagataaagaaagaagaaagaaggaaagaaagaaaagaagaaagaaagaaaagaagaagataagaaagaagaagaaaagaaagaaagaagaaagaaagaaagaaagaaagaaatatgtgcaggggggccagagtggtagcgccaagtagtaaggcatctgccttgcccgtgctagcctaggaccagacctcggttcgatcccctgacgtcccatatagttcctcaagccaggagtaatttctgagtgcatagccaggagtaatccctaagcgtcactgTTGCCccctaaaaatcaaacaaaacaaaaacagaaatatgtgcagggaagaaaagagaggtcAAATGTGCTTAAATGATAATGCAGTCTTCCTCATGGACATAAGGAAGCACAGAAACatagagaaagcaagaaagatgaTGCTTGGGGAGATATGGTCGCACTTGAGAGAAGCTGCAGGTGGTGGCAGCACCCCAAACAAGCATCAGCTGTGCTATATGAGGACCATAAGAAAGAAGATCCTAAAGCATCTGCAAGAAGGCACTGAAAATTGTTGGTCCAAGATGttcatttttaagatttttctcaTGTACAGGACAACgggtagggtgctttctttgcatatgtCAACCCTGTCCTCCAAATCCCACCATGAGTGGATccctaattgcagagccaggagaaagccatgagcttggccaggtatagcccaaaatacaAGGAAACAAAGGAAAAGGCAGGCCCATTGCTGATGAGCATAAGGTTCCTGTCATCACAACCACAAAGGAAGGGGAAATTCAAGTTTAacaaaaaagtggggccagagctagcatagtgggtagagcacttgccttccatagggccaacccagttttgatcgctggcatctcatatggtccttaagTCCGGCAAGGACTGATTCCTTAacgtagaatcaggagtaagacctgagtacagctggatatggttcccccccaaaaaaaaatttttttttttgttttttgggccacacccggtgatgctcgggttactcctggctatgcgctcagaaattgctcctggcttgggggaccatatgggacgctgggggattaaaccgcggtctgtcctaggctagcatgcaaggcaaatgccttatggcttgcaccaccactccagtcccaagaatacttttttttctgggggggggggttctcccagcagcgctaaggggtttttcctggctctacgctcagaaatcgctcctggcaggcaccggggaccatatgggatgccgagattcaaatcactgtccttctgcatgcaaggcaaacacactacctccatgctatctctccagcccctcaataatactttttttttgttttgttttttttttgtttttgttttttgggccacacccgtttgatgctcaggggttactcctggctatgtgctcagaaatcgccccctggcttggggggaccatatgggacgccggggggatcgaaccgcggtcctttccttggctagcgcttgcaaggcagacaccttacctccagcgccacctacccggccccgaataatacttttttaataaatgaaaagttaggagaggagatagcacaggggtcgggtgtttgccttgcacgtggctcactcaggttcagtcctcagcaccacatatgggcccctgagtccCTCCAGAGATGATCCCTaactgcagaaccagaaataaatcctgaacacagcaaggtattccctccttccccatcaaaaaaaatcagagtgatagtacagcagatagagcatttgctttgcacatgagtGACCTGGGTTGAGTCCCTGGcatacatatggtcctctaaactcTGCTAAaagagattcctgaatgcagaaccaggagtaaatcctgagcacaacgagttatgacaaacaaacaaaacaagtaggaaaaggaaatttaaagagggactggagagatagcctagagGCACTTTCTACTGTGTAAggctggcaccccatatgttgttcctctgagcaccaccaggagtaatccccgagcactagGAGTGAGAATCCCGAGCTCCACCAGACGTGACCCAAACACCTCCTCCCAACAATAAAAGAAGATACCATACATGTGGCTCATTGGTAAAGCACATGGATGAATCAcactggagggagggagggggggagagagaaagagagggggggggagagagagagagagagagagagagcgcaagtGAGCAAATAAAGACTAATGTCAAATGGTGTTTAATTGGAATAGCCAATAAAACCGACAAGGAAAAATAATTTGCTCCTTTCTACAGGAGTTATATTGGCAGGTTATGAGACATTTAAAAGTTAAACAAGACATTGGATGGCCAGTTGCGACCTCTGAGAGTTGATTTATGAAACTGAGTATGCGAAAGGGTCTGGTGAATACAGGGCTCTCTCAGAGACAGTGGGAGGATGTTGATGCTCTGGGTGGAAAGAATACAGAAGTTACGGCATTGTCTTGGCCCCTGagcatatagagccaggagtggcccctgtggGCCCCAAACGAAAATAACTCCAGAACATTGTACATCTGAAATGTTACTATTAACGTATCGTAAATCAAAGTTGCTAAATTCAaaactcaaaatgaaataaacagcACAGCCAATAACGTTTAATACAAAAAgacaggggactggagagagagtacaaggggCAGGCATGTATTTGGCTTgcatacatgcagctgacccgggttccatccctgacaccccatatggttccccgagcaccttcaggagtagtttcctagtgcagagccatgagcatTGCCTGATGTGGTCTCCAGACCGATTCCTAAGCAAATAAATCAAATAGAGACGGCTTCAAGGGCTGGAACTCGTGCTCGCTCTGCCCGCAGGAGATGCTCAGTGGAGCTGAGAAGTAGAAGGAGGGAGCAGCCAGGGGCCCCTTTTGTGGCTCAAGGCAGAAAGTCGCGTCACCCGCACGACTGAGGTGCACCTGCCATGCCGTGGGCCGACTAGTTCCTGGTCCAGAACTCTTCGTGGACTCGGCTGGCCGGGCCAGCGAGTGTCCCGCAAGCCGCCCAGGTAGGTAGGTCGGTCCCTGCCCCGGGGGGTGACTGCCCGGACCTCGCTTCCAGGGGCCCTTGGCTGTTCCTGGAGGCGCAGAGCAGGTCGGGGAGTCACTGACGGGTCTCCGGTCCCTCGGCTGGAAGCGGCGCGAGTGGACGGGACCCGCTGCCCGCCAGCGGGGGTCGGTGCCGGGGGGGGCAGAGGGTGGCTGTCCTGGCTGGCCCGGCCGTGCAGGCTGGGCACCGGGCTCGGGCCGGATCCGATCCTccccgcagcagcagcagcggcgggcACCGGGCCCGGCGCCCAGCAGGGGCGTGTCGGGGCGCTCACCTGCCATTGGGCCGGCGGGGCGGCCGGGCCCGGCGGGTGGCCGGCGTATAAAGGCGCGtccggccgggccgggccggcggTGGCGGGATGGAGGACAGCGTGTACCGGACCCGCTCGCTGGGGGTGGCGGCCGAGGGGCTGCCCGACCAGTACGCCGACGGGGAGGCGGCGCGCGTGTGGCAGCTGTACATCGGGGACACCAGCAGCCGCACGGCCGAGTACAAGGCCTGGCTGCTCGGGCTGCTGCGCCAGCACGGCTGCCGCCAGGTGCTCGACGTGGCCTGCGGCACCGGGTGAGCGGGCCGGCCGGACGAGGCCTCCTGGGGCAGCAGAGCCGGGGAGaagggccgggccgggcctgaCCCCCGGGGCACAGGGCGCAGGGCGCATCCTCCGGACGAGGGTCGCGGGGGGCCGAGGCCCAGAGGCAGCCCCGACAGGCTCCGACGTGAGTGGGGTGCTGGCCTCTGCGTGCTGGCTCTGGCCCCGGgtactggctggctggctggctggcctTGGTCGGTGCTCCCGGTTGGCATTTGTTGGCTACGTCTGCCTGCCTGCCCGGCCCTGCCCTGCCCGGCCcgtgccagccagccagcccttGGGGCCGAGAGCTTTGGACCCACCCGTGGCTTTTAAAAGCCTGGTAAAAACTCCACGAGGTAGGCAAGGTGTGGAAAACCTATCTTGGAGGGGCCCAagtccaccccccaccccatcactcacacacacacacacacacacacacacacacacacacacacacacactgggccgTGCCAAGAGCGCACCCACTTTGCTTCACTCCAGCACAGACCTGGCATCTGTAACAGGCACCTACCTCAGTTCGCTCCTCCCTCCTCCCAATGGGGACAGCACATCTCCCTCCAGGATAGCCCAGAGGGTTCTTTCTCTGTGCGGCTCCTCCCAGTAAAGGCTTCTGGGCAGCAAGACACAGATTGAGGAGTTTCCTGCAATCTGGGAAAGGAAGAGAGGCAGGAATTCCCCAGCTGAGACTCGCCCAGGGCTTCCTCCTTGCCTCCCGGGTGCCCtgaccaccccaccccaaccccatgccCATTCCCAGGGTGGACTCCATCATGCTGGTAGAGGAGGGTTTCAGTGTGACCAGCGTGGACGCGAGCGACAAGATGCTGAAGTATGCGCTGAAGGAGCGCTGGAATCGACGCCATGAGCCTGCCTTTGACAAGTGGGGTAAGCTGGTGGGTCCAAAGCTCTCCGGGATAGGGTCTCTGTTGTACCGCACTTCTTTATCTCACAGAGTTTTTGCTTTCTTCAAGGGGATGGAAAAATGTGCTAGACAGGTGCATGAGGTTCAATGCACAGTTCTCAGACCAAGTATGTCAGCTGTCTACACAGGAATGAGTTATAGAGTATAAGGggccattattattattgtttattgtaatctgggggcttttgggtcacagctagtggcactcaggggctattcctgcctctgctcagggaaccatttgtggtTCTGGGGGTCtgaagtcagccacatacaaggcaggtaCCTTCCCTCCTGATTATCTCTCCTGCTCCACTGAGgggtcagttttttgtttttgtttgtttatagtcTCTGTAATATTagtgttattcatgattgggtttcacgCATACAATGTTTCTATACCGATTCCTACTGTTAACAATATAGCATTTTGGTTTTCTCCAGTAAAAACccttaaaaggggctggagagatagtgcatagGGGTTGGGTAACATATTGCCAGTCCAGGGCCATAACACAGAGGGCATAGCACTTGCCTCGCGCGCAGTggtcctagatttgatccctggcatcctatatggtcccctgagcccaaggAGTGACTCTAGAATGCAGACCAGGAGTAgtctctaagcatcactgggtgtggcccaaaacaaaaacaaatacaaaagataGTGCGCTGCCTTGAACGGGGTTGACACTGgtttgctccagcccccaaatgatTGGTCCCGAGTACCAGTACCAGTGGGAGTctcccctgagcgcagagccagaagtgagtgcTGGGCAACACGAGGTGTGGGTCCCCCCCCAAAACCTATTCCCCAAACCCCTAAACACAAAACCCGCCTTTCCCACTTACTCCACCCTCCTCCCTTCAATGGCCTTTCTCACATCTTAAATGGGATTCATGTGTCTGAGGGTAAACTGAAGCAAAACTACACTGGGTGGATATGTGGGCTAGGGCAGCGGTCCCACCCTGATCTCTCTTCCCCTTGATGGCCCCAGTCATCGACGAAGCCAACTGGATGACCCTTGACAAAGATGTGTCCCGGCCTCCAGGGGGTGGTTTTGATGCCGTTATCTGCCTGGGAAACAGTTTTGCCCACTTGCCGGACAGCAAAGGTGAGTGGGAGTAGGAACAAGTAGGAAATCTGGGCAGGGCCCCAGCGCTGGCTCCCCCACGTCCCACAGACTCCGGAGACCCACACTCCTGCCACAGCACTCAGCCTTTGTGCCCTCCTTCTCAGCAAGGCTCCCCACCGTGCTCCCAGGGAGGAGAGCTGGGAGGGAGACGGGAGGGTGCAGGGGCCCAGAGCCGACGCTGCCTCTGCCCCTacctggagctcaggggaccagagcgAGCACCGGGTGGCCCTGAAGAACATCGCGAGCATGGTGCGGCCCGGGGGCGTGCTGGTCATCGACCACCGCAACTACGACCACATCCTCAGCACAGGCTGTGCGCCCCCCGGCAAGAACATCTACTACAAGGTGGGGCTGCCAGGGGAGGTGCTATCTGGGGTGCAGGCCCCAGAGAGGCGGCCGAGGCTGAGGCCGCCCTCCCTCCGTGTCCCCATCTGCAGAGTGACTTGACCAAGGACATCACCACGTCGGTGTTGACTGTGAACAACAAGGCGCACATGGTCACCCTGGATTATACGGTGCAGGTGCCCGGAGCTGACCTGAGGTATCCCATGGACTCGACGGGGGAGGGGGGGTGGAGGAGGCAGGGGCGCCCGGGGACTGTCCTCAGGTTTGCCGGGGCTCCTTTGCAGCAAGTTCCGGCTCTCCTACTACCCACACTGCCTGGCATCCTTCTCGGAGCTGCTTCGTGCGGCCTTCGGGGGCAAGTGCCAGCACAGCGTCCTGGGTGACTTCAAGCCCTACAAGCCCGACCAGACCTACGTCCCCTGCTACTTCATCCACGTGCTCAAAAGGACGGGCTGAGCGGGGCCTCAGGTGCTGTCCTGAGAGGCCGAAGACCTGCAGCCCTGCGTCAAGCTCTGTCACCCCTGGCCCATCCTGGAGGCGTGGGGACAGCTGACAACCAAGGAGCGAATGTTTAGATTCCAGCCTCTGAAGGGTGACCAATATATAATAGCCTGCACTTTTCCAGCTCCCACGTGCCTATGTGTATGTCTAAAGATGGGGTTCTCGGTTCAGCGTTTATGGctctttccttgcatgcggctgaccttggttcagtccCAGTCACCTCTGGTCCCTACTATTGCCAGGGGTCGATTGCTCCTAAGTAAtagccttgcacaccactgagtATGTTTcctaaagccaaagaaaaaataaagatgatgccAGTGCCCCCCTGCCCTCTCCTCAAGGGCTTCTGCTGCCCACAGCCTTGGGCTCCTCCCCTTTCCCCATCCACCAACCCCTCAGAGCACATTTCCAGAAGGGGGCAGCAGACACTTTATTTTCAGCTACACTCCCTCAGCGCACCCTCCCAAGCACCCCAGGCCCACGTCCTCCTCTGGAGAGGAGCTTCAGTCTTGGGCTGTCCTGGGAGGAGGGACAGGTGGTCAGAGGCGCTCCTGGTGGGGCAGGAGCCTTCCAGTGTTTGGTGAAGAGCTCTCAGTTATCAGTCTCCAATAGTACCCGGGAAACTTGATCAATGATGTCCCTGCAGTCCTAGGGCTTGAATTCACGCTCGACACTCTAGGTCACGCTGTCACATTGCTGAGGCCTCTAGTTGGCAAACTTGCGCTGGATGCGCTTGTAGCGCAGCAGGTCCTGCTCATTCACGGAGGGCTGCAGCTGGGACGCAGCCTGGAGCAGGTCGTCCATGGTGACCAGCAGGGCTGAGTTCCCGCACTCCGTCCCTGGTGGGGACAAGGAGCAGATGAGGCTGGGGGCTTCGTCTCAGCTGGGCAGCATAGGCCCCACAGGATAGGGTCCCAGGAGAAGCACCTTCTTGCCCCGAGTTTCCCCAGTCCCTAACCCGaaccctccacccccacctgtacccaGATGGGCGCCTGGTTTTAAAGCCCCGCTCACCGTCCTCCAGTTCCTGGACTCTGCGTTTGAGGGCCCTGGTCATGGCATCCGAACAGAGGGAGTAGAGGTCGGCGCCCGTCAGCTGGGGAGGGCAGTGGTCCAGCACATTCACCAGGCTCACAGATGGCTCCAGCTTGAACCTGCGGAGGACACGGAGAGAAAGGGCTGAGCTTCCTGCTGGCTCCCCACTCTGCCCTCTGGGGCTGCCCTGAGACGTACTTGCGCGTGATGGCACTCAGGATACGGAGCTGGGAGGCCCGGTCCTCACTTGCCCCCACGTACACCAGCTTGTCAAACCTATGGGAAGAGACAGGGTCCATGCCAGGACTCCCAGTGGGAGAGGCAACAGCAGGGGCTGGGATTTAGGGACTGGCCCAAATGAGGCTGGTTGATGGAGGCAGGAGCAGGGGAGGTGGAAAAGGGGGGGCGTTTTGGGGTGCGCACCGGCCAGGTCGCAGAAGGGCAGGGTCCAAGAGGTCAGGTCGGTTGGTGGCCCCGATCACAAACACATCCTGAGTGCTGTGCAGTCCATCCAGCTCAGCCAGGAGCTGGGACACCACCCTGCAGGGAAAAAGCAGAAATACTGGGGCCTCACTTGGCCTCTCCACAAGCCTGCTCCACCCAGCTCTTCCTCCTCTCAGGCCTCTGCCCGCACGCCTTCATGGCCCACCCCCAAACACATGGGCAGGGCCTCTTTGGGAATTCAGGACAGTAATACAGGAACTTGGCTCTCAAGACAGCCGAAACCTTTCACAGGTCCCTGTCTCACATCCCCACATCCTGACACCCAGATGACTTCCCTCAGGCCCCACCTGTCCATCACACCTCCAGAATCACCACTTCGCCCCCGGCTCGGGGCCAGGGAGTCCAGTTCATCAAAGAAGATGATGCAGGGAGCTGCAGCCCTGGCCTTGGCAAACACTGAGCAGAGAGGAGAGTGTTCGGGGGAAGTGGCTCAGAGGGGCTTGATGTGGAAAATCCAGGCTTGACCATCCCGCACAAGCATCCTGGGTACCCCACTGAACCGGAACCGAGCCAGGATAAAGGAGGCCGAGTGGCCGCCCCGCCGCCTCACCTTCCCTCACGTTCTCCTCACTCTGGCCCACGTACATGTTGATGAGCTCAGGCCCCTTTACGCTGAGTGAGAGGACAGAGAGCAGTGAGGCCCGGGGCCTCTCGGCAGCCCCTCCCTCCCCTGACCTGTGCACCCCACCTGAGGAAGGTGAGGCTGCACTCGGTGGCCACGGCCTTGGCCAGCAGGGTCTTGCCCGTGCCTGGGGGCCCGTGAAGCAGCAGGCCCGAGCGCCTCAGGCCCAGGCTCAGCAGTTCCGGGTGCTCCAGGGGCAGCTGGATCGTCTCCAGGATCTCCCGTTTCACCTCCTGTAGCCCGCCCACGTCATGCCAGGACACTGAGGGGATCTGGAGGATGGGCGGGACAGTGAGCAGCTGGGGTCATGCTGGCAGGGAGCAGGAGCAGGGCACGTTCCACGGCTCTTCTCCCTACCTTGGGGGCTCCGATGGCCCGGGAGTGAGCGGCCTGTAGCTGCTCCAGGGCCTGCCCAAAGTCCTCGGCCAGGAGGGGAAAGCCGGCAGCACACagctccccttcctcctccttgctGCCCACCAAGCTGCAGAGGGAGACCAGGAAAACTGCTGGGGTCCAGACAGTCCCCCTCTTCCCTACCAAGCCCAGGCCCAGTTCCCCTCCTCCCCAGCCAGCCCCCCAGCTCTTGCCACTGCCATTCCACCACCTTCCTCACCCAGTGTGCTTAATTCTGCTGCAGGCTGCCCTGCTACTGTGGGTCACCAGGGCCTGGAGATCCCCTACCACGAAGCCCTGGGGAAGAACGGGAGAGGGTGCTGAGCCGGCCTGGCAGGCAGGAAACAGGGGGAGTGTGTGTGTCTTGTTCCTCCACCATAGCAGACACCCAGTGCCAGGGGGCTGCCAGCCTCAGTACTCACCGCACAGCGCCGTGCCAGCTGTGCCAGGCTCACCTCCTGGCCGAGGGGGAGGTGGGCAGTGAGAGCCTGCAGGACGCTGAGCCGCTGTCCCTCGCTGAGCACCGGCACCTCCAGCTCGTGGGGGAAGGCTGTGAGCACGTCGGTGGCCACGTCCTGGGCCCGGCTGGTGGTGGCCACCACCATGAGGGGAGGTCCGCTGGGGACAGATGGCAGCACTGAGGGCTGGGAGGTGGCAGAGTGTGGGAGAGTGCCCCAAAGGCTGCTGGATGAACTCCAGGTGGGAGAGGACAGAGGCTCCCCTTTATTctcttctgttgttggttttggttttagggccataccaggtggtgctcagggctgacttctggctctacacttggtTACTTCTGGAGGGGCTCAGAGAACCCTATGTGATACCAGGGGTTGAAtcttggttggccatgtgccaggtAAGCACCACCCACACACACTGTTCTGTCACTCCAgtttgtcccccccccctttttttttttttttttggtttttgggccacacccagcagtgctcaggggtta from Suncus etruscus isolate mSunEtr1 chromosome 18, mSunEtr1.pri.cur, whole genome shotgun sequence encodes the following:
- the GNMT gene encoding glycine N-methyltransferase, encoding MEDSVYRTRSLGVAAEGLPDQYADGEAARVWQLYIGDTSSRTAEYKAWLLGLLRQHGCRQVLDVACGTGVDSIMLVEEGFSVTSVDASDKMLKYALKERWNRRHEPAFDKWVIDEANWMTLDKDVSRPPGGGFDAVICLGNSFAHLPDSKGDQSEHRVALKNIASMVRPGGVLVIDHRNYDHILSTGCAPPGKNIYYKSDLTKDITTSVLTVNNKAHMVTLDYTVQVPGADLSKFRLSYYPHCLASFSELLRAAFGGKCQHSVLGDFKPYKPDQTYVPCYFIHVLKRTG